In Miscanthus floridulus cultivar M001 chromosome 5, ASM1932011v1, whole genome shotgun sequence, one genomic interval encodes:
- the LOC136450803 gene encoding protein PSK SIMULATOR 1-like isoform X2 produces the protein MGGFCSKGSAVDKSPSDTTLGHGRVVDHHDRLVVKEEKTAVAGEAAAKRMQEEQHQHQQQQQPAQPPLPVPMSQVAVREASTDTTAAPWDGVPPLARLPSQKSGMGVANKVSEVSSILGRASTAGLGKAVEVLDTLGSSMTNLNISSFGSGTTTKGNKISILAFEVANTIVKGCNLMRALSKDSIKHLKEAVLHSEGVQNLISKDMDELLKIAAADKREELKVFSTEVVRFGNRCKDPQWHNLDRYFDKLASERTPQHQLKEEAESVMQELVTSVQFTAELYHEMHALDRFQQDYQRKQHEEDGSSVVQRGDNMHILKQEVKSQRKHVKSLRKKSLWSKNLEEVMGKLVDIVHFLHLEIHNAFGRSDSEESQEPTKRRNRLGPAGLALHYANIISQIDTLVSRSSSVPPNTRDALYQSLPPTIKSSLRSKLHSFGTMEELTVSQIKAEMEKTLRWLVPIASNTTKSDVNCKPTGQMDLTRIETLYHADKDKTEAYILELVIWLHHLISQSKTANGERSPIKSPVRSPTQRGASITLSPNKNSSNSSPPLTQEDQDMLRDVKYRKFIPGISKSQEFDTKERHNKQSRLSKSNSHSPSSGNRKEVLSIRRLLPVIDFEIDRTKALDVIDRVDDLRVQ, from the exons ATGGGGGGCTTTTGCTCCAAGGGGTCGGCGGTGGACAAGTCACCCAGCGACACTACGCTCGGCCACGGCAGGGTGGTCGACCACCATGACCGTCTAGTGGTGAAGGAGGAGAAGACAGCTGTGGCGGGGGAAGCTGCTGCCAAGAGGATGCAAGAAGAGCAACATCAAcaccaacagcagcagcagccagcgcAGCCACCTCTGCCTGTACCGATGTCACAAGTTGCAGTGCGTGAAGCTTCCACAGATACCACTGCAGCACCATGGGATGGGGTACCACCACTGGCACGGTTGCCATCGCAGAAGTCGGGGATGGGTGTGGCGAATAAG GTTTCAGAAGTAAGCTCAATTCTGGGTAGAGCTAGTACTGCTGGCCTTGGAAAAGCAGTGGAAGTGCTTGACACACTTGGCAGTAGCATGACAAATTTGAATATAAGTAGTTTTGGATCAGGCACTACAACAAAGGGCAACAAAATATCTATCTTAGCATTTGAGGTTGCCAATACCATAGTCAAAGGTTGCAATCTAATGCGCGCCCTTTCAAAAGATAGCATAAAGCATTTAAAAGAAGCGGTGCTTCACTCTGAAGGTGTTCAGAATCTTATATCCAAAGATATGGATGAATTACTCAAGATTGCTGCTGCTGACAAAAG GGAAGAGTTGAAAGTGTTTTCGACAGAAGTTGTTCGCTTTGGAAATCGTTGCAAGGATCCTCAGTGGCACAACTTGGATCGCTACTTTGATAA GTTGGCATCAGAACGGACTCCTCAACATCAATTGAAAGAAGAGGCAGAATCAGTAATGCAGGAATTAGTGACTTCTGTTCAGTTTACAGCT GAACTATACCACGAAATGCATGCCCTGGATAGATTTCAACAAGATTATCAGCGTAAACAGCATGAAGAGGATGGTTCAAGTGTTGTGCAAAGAG GTGATAACATGCACATACTAAAGCAGGAAGTGAAAAGCCAACGCAAGCATGTTAAAAGTTTGAGGAAAAAGTCTCTGTGGTCTAAGAATTTGGAAGAG GTCATGGGAAAGCTTGTGGATATTGTGCACTTCTTACATTTGGAGATCCATAATGCATTTGGGCGTTCAG ACAGTGAAGAATCACAGGAACCTACCAAGCGACGTAATAGATTGGGTCCAGCAGGCCTTGCACTGCATTATGCCAATATCATCAGTCAGATCGATACTCTT GTTTCTCGTTCAAGCTCTGTTCCTCCAAATACAAGGGATGCATTATACCAAAGTTTGCCACCAACCATAAAGTCATCTCTACGTTCTAAGCTACACTCCTTTGGAACCATGGAAGAG CTTACTGTTTCTCAAATCAAGGCTGAAATGGAGAAGACCCTGCGGTGGCTTGTCCCTATTGCAAGTAACACCACCAA GTCAGATGTGAACTGCAAGCCAACTGGGCAGATGGACCTGACCCGAATTGAGACACTGTACCATGCTGACAAGGACAAGACTGAAGCATATATCCTCGAGCTTGTTATTTGGCTTCATCATCTTATCAGTCAATCCAAAACTGCAAATGGTGAAAGGTCTCCAATCAAGTCTCCTGTTCGGTCTCCTACACAAAGAGGGGCCTCAATCacattgtctccaaacaaaaaCAGCAGCAATTCATCACCTCCTCTGACGCAAGAAGATCAAGATATGCTAAGGGATGTCAAGTACAGGAAATTCATCCCTGGTATAAGCAAAAGCCAAGAGTTTGACACTAAGGAAAGGCATAATAAGCAAAGCAGGTTAAGCAAAAGTAACAGCCATTCACCAAGCAGTGGCAACCGTAAAGAGGTGCTATCTATCAGGAGGCTGCTTCCTGTGATCGACTTTGAGATCGACCGGACAAAAGCCCTTGATGTGATCGATAGAGTCGATGATCTGAGAGTACAATGA
- the LOC136450803 gene encoding protein PSK SIMULATOR 1-like isoform X1, whose product MGGFCSKGSAVDKSPSDTTLGHGRVVDHHDRLVVKEEKTAVAGEAAAKRMQEEQHQHQQQQQPAQPPLPVPMSQVAVREASTDTTAAPWDGVPPLARLPSQKSGMGVANKVSEVSSILGRASTAGLGKAVEVLDTLGSSMTNLNISSFGSGTTTKGNKISILAFEVANTIVKGCNLMRALSKDSIKHLKEAVLHSEGVQNLISKDMDELLKIAAADKREELKVFSTEVVRFGNRCKDPQWHNLDRYFDKLASERTPQHQLKEEAESVMQELVTSVQFTAELYHEMHALDRFQQDYQRKQHEEDGSSVVQRGDNMHILKQEVKSQRKHVKSLRKKSLWSKNLEEVMGKLVDIVHFLHLEIHNAFGRSDSEESQEPTKRRNRLGPAGLALHYANIISQIDTLVSRSSSVPPNTRDALYQSLPPTIKSSLRSKLHSFGTMEELTVSQIKAEMEKTLRWLVPIASNTTKAHHGFGWVGEWASTGSDVNCKPTGQMDLTRIETLYHADKDKTEAYILELVIWLHHLISQSKTANGERSPIKSPVRSPTQRGASITLSPNKNSSNSSPPLTQEDQDMLRDVKYRKFIPGISKSQEFDTKERHNKQSRLSKSNSHSPSSGNRKEVLSIRRLLPVIDFEIDRTKALDVIDRVDDLRVQ is encoded by the exons ATGGGGGGCTTTTGCTCCAAGGGGTCGGCGGTGGACAAGTCACCCAGCGACACTACGCTCGGCCACGGCAGGGTGGTCGACCACCATGACCGTCTAGTGGTGAAGGAGGAGAAGACAGCTGTGGCGGGGGAAGCTGCTGCCAAGAGGATGCAAGAAGAGCAACATCAAcaccaacagcagcagcagccagcgcAGCCACCTCTGCCTGTACCGATGTCACAAGTTGCAGTGCGTGAAGCTTCCACAGATACCACTGCAGCACCATGGGATGGGGTACCACCACTGGCACGGTTGCCATCGCAGAAGTCGGGGATGGGTGTGGCGAATAAG GTTTCAGAAGTAAGCTCAATTCTGGGTAGAGCTAGTACTGCTGGCCTTGGAAAAGCAGTGGAAGTGCTTGACACACTTGGCAGTAGCATGACAAATTTGAATATAAGTAGTTTTGGATCAGGCACTACAACAAAGGGCAACAAAATATCTATCTTAGCATTTGAGGTTGCCAATACCATAGTCAAAGGTTGCAATCTAATGCGCGCCCTTTCAAAAGATAGCATAAAGCATTTAAAAGAAGCGGTGCTTCACTCTGAAGGTGTTCAGAATCTTATATCCAAAGATATGGATGAATTACTCAAGATTGCTGCTGCTGACAAAAG GGAAGAGTTGAAAGTGTTTTCGACAGAAGTTGTTCGCTTTGGAAATCGTTGCAAGGATCCTCAGTGGCACAACTTGGATCGCTACTTTGATAA GTTGGCATCAGAACGGACTCCTCAACATCAATTGAAAGAAGAGGCAGAATCAGTAATGCAGGAATTAGTGACTTCTGTTCAGTTTACAGCT GAACTATACCACGAAATGCATGCCCTGGATAGATTTCAACAAGATTATCAGCGTAAACAGCATGAAGAGGATGGTTCAAGTGTTGTGCAAAGAG GTGATAACATGCACATACTAAAGCAGGAAGTGAAAAGCCAACGCAAGCATGTTAAAAGTTTGAGGAAAAAGTCTCTGTGGTCTAAGAATTTGGAAGAG GTCATGGGAAAGCTTGTGGATATTGTGCACTTCTTACATTTGGAGATCCATAATGCATTTGGGCGTTCAG ACAGTGAAGAATCACAGGAACCTACCAAGCGACGTAATAGATTGGGTCCAGCAGGCCTTGCACTGCATTATGCCAATATCATCAGTCAGATCGATACTCTT GTTTCTCGTTCAAGCTCTGTTCCTCCAAATACAAGGGATGCATTATACCAAAGTTTGCCACCAACCATAAAGTCATCTCTACGTTCTAAGCTACACTCCTTTGGAACCATGGAAGAG CTTACTGTTTCTCAAATCAAGGCTGAAATGGAGAAGACCCTGCGGTGGCTTGTCCCTATTGCAAGTAACACCACCAA GGCTCACCATGGTTTTGGTTGGGTTGGAGAGTGGGCAAGTACTGG GTCAGATGTGAACTGCAAGCCAACTGGGCAGATGGACCTGACCCGAATTGAGACACTGTACCATGCTGACAAGGACAAGACTGAAGCATATATCCTCGAGCTTGTTATTTGGCTTCATCATCTTATCAGTCAATCCAAAACTGCAAATGGTGAAAGGTCTCCAATCAAGTCTCCTGTTCGGTCTCCTACACAAAGAGGGGCCTCAATCacattgtctccaaacaaaaaCAGCAGCAATTCATCACCTCCTCTGACGCAAGAAGATCAAGATATGCTAAGGGATGTCAAGTACAGGAAATTCATCCCTGGTATAAGCAAAAGCCAAGAGTTTGACACTAAGGAAAGGCATAATAAGCAAAGCAGGTTAAGCAAAAGTAACAGCCATTCACCAAGCAGTGGCAACCGTAAAGAGGTGCTATCTATCAGGAGGCTGCTTCCTGTGATCGACTTTGAGATCGACCGGACAAAAGCCCTTGATGTGATCGATAGAGTCGATGATCTGAGAGTACAATGA